Genomic window (Streptosporangium brasiliense):
ACCTCGACGTCCTCCTCCACGGCCCCGGTGATCTGCAGGAACACGCCGTTCTGCGGACCACCCTTGTGGTACTGGCCGGTGGAGTGCAGGAACCGGGGACCCCAGCCGAAGGTGATCGGCCGCTCGGTCCGGACCGCGAGCTGCGCGCGCAGCGTGGCCGGGTCGGCCGCGCTCCACGCGTCGGTCATCTCCTCGAACGAGGCGCCCTCGGCGTGGGGGGCGTCGAAGGCCGCCTCCCGGTCGAGGTAGGCCATGATCGCGAGATAGCCGTCGCCGGGGACGGCCTCCAGCAGCTGGGTGAACACCTCGGACAGGTCCTTGGGGGCCTCCGGGCCGGGCAGCTCGCCGTAGACCTCGACCGGGCCGTCGACCAGGATCGGGGTGCCGACCGGCAGCTCCGTCCGGTCCAGCAGCTCGCCGGTGTTCTCCTTGGACTCGGCCACGTTCGGCTGGTCGAACGGGTTGATGCCCAGGACGCGGCCGGCGACGGCCGTGGCGTACTCCCAGACGAGGAACTGCGCGCCCAGCGGCCCGCTGACGGTCACGGCGCCGTCGGAGTCGATCCCGGCGACCAGCTCGTCCTCGGCCTCGCCCGGGTCGGCGCCGACGATCGGCAGGATGCCCTTGCCGTTCTTGCCGGTGGACTCGGCGACCAGCTGCTCGATCCAGTCGGGCAGACCGTTGATCTCCGAGAGGCTGTCCTCCAGCACGAGCTTGTCGCGGCCGGCGACCGCGGCGGCGCCCAGGGCGGCGCCGAGGTCCAGGCCGGGGTTGCCCTCGGCCTGCGCGAGCAGCGGCTGCACCGCGGCCGCGTCGTCCAGCAACTGCTGGACGTCGGCCCCGGCCAGCGCGCTGGGCACCAGGCCGAAGGCCGACAGGGCGCTGTAGCGGCCGCCCACGTCGGGGTCGGCCAGGAAGACCCGGTAGCCCGCCTCCGCGGCGGTCTGCTCCAGCGGCGAGCCCGGGTCGGTGACCACGACGATCCGCTCGGCCGGGTCGATCCCCGCCTCGCGGAAGGCCTTCTCGTAGATCCGCCGGTGGCTGTCGGTCTCGACCGTGCCGCCGCTCTTGCTGGCGACCACCACGATCGTGCGCTCCAGGCGGTCCTCCAGCGCCCTGCGCACCTGACCGGGGTCGGTGGTGTCGAGCACGGTCAGCGGCACGTCGGCGGTGGCACAGATGACCTCCGGGGCGAGCGAGGAGCCGCCCATGCCCGCCAGGACCACGTGGTCCAGGCCCTCCGCGCGGACCCGCTCGACGAGCTTGCCGATCTCCGGCAGCAGCTCCCTGCTGGTCCGCGGGAGGCCGA
Coding sequences:
- a CDS encoding glucose-6-phosphate isomerase: MSVSVTFSEERLAEQAAETARRLAAEGVPAALAAGDPALWGPEAQPEAAIRLGWLGLPRTSRELLPEIGKLVERVRAEGLDHVVLAGMGGSSLAPEVICATADVPLTVLDTTDPGQVRRALEDRLERTIVVVASKSGGTVETDSHRRIYEKAFREAGIDPAERIVVVTDPGSPLEQTAAEAGYRVFLADPDVGGRYSALSAFGLVPSALAGADVQQLLDDAAAVQPLLAQAEGNPGLDLGAALGAAAVAGRDKLVLEDSLSEINGLPDWIEQLVAESTGKNGKGILPIVGADPGEAEDELVAGIDSDGAVTVSGPLGAQFLVWEYATAVAGRVLGINPFDQPNVAESKENTGELLDRTELPVGTPILVDGPVEVYGELPGPEAPKDLSEVFTQLLEAVPGDGYLAIMAYLDREAAFDAPHAEGASFEEMTDAWSAADPATLRAQLAVRTERPITFGWGPRFLHSTGQYHKGGPQNGVFLQITGAVEEDVEVPGRPYTLGRLQLAQALGDQGALAKRGRPTVRLHLTDRAAGVARLLAAAREV